The stretch of DNA AAGATCCTGGAGCTGCTTGGCTGGCGTCCCAACTCCCTCCTCGAACCGTCTCTCCACCACTGGGAGGACAGTCTCATAAAGGAAGGAAACGTTGTCGTGAATGAAGACTTTCTTCTCTGGATCCTGCTCGCAGCGCAGGCTGTAGTCAACATGTTGCACGGCCACCAAGATGATCTCCTGGAGGCTTTCCAGAAGAACCATGTGCAGTTCGGGGAAGTAGAGCTTCAGTCCTTCCTCCAAGAAGGCCATCAGCTGCTTGGTGAAGGCCACTATGGTATAGCTGAGGTTGACCCAGCAATCGTCGCCCGTGTACTGGTCGAAATTGGTGATGCCACTACTCTTCATTTCGTCCTTCAGTTTTGTCAAGGCCTCGGGTGTCATCAGGTTCatcttcctccacatctcctccgAGTTTCGGTGCTTGGTGGCCTCCATGATGATGTCCTTGTAGCAGTGGAGCGCGGCCTTGATGTCCTTGACCAGCAACGCCTGCAGGGTGAAGGTGAGGTCCAGGCCGATCTCGCTGAGCTTGTTGCAGTGCTCCTTGGCCACCTCCACGCACTCGGCCGTGGTGGACAGGCTCTCCTTACTGTCGAACACCTGCTTGCTGAAGGCGTCCACAAAGAGGCGGGTGGACGAGCGCGACCACACCACGAAGGCCGAGTAGCAGCCGCTGTCGCCGGCGAAGTCCATCTCGAACTCGCGGGCCGTGTCCAGCAGGCCGGTGAAGAAGATGTTGCAGAGCTTGTGGATGTAGAGCAGCGTGGCGCCCTCGATGCGCAGCTGGCGGATGGCGGTGTGCACGGCGGCCGCCCGGTTCTTCAGGAAGAGATCGCACGCCTTGGTGGACTGGCCGAGGCGGATGAGCTGCGAGACGGCGCGCCGGGTGGCCCGCGGGCCGCCACGCAGCGAGCGCCCGGGCGACAGCTCGTACACCAGCACGCCGGTGAGCCGGCGGATCCGCTGCTCCACCCGGCTCCTCAGCTGCCGCACCCCGGGCTGCCCGTCGGCGCCGCTCAAGTAGGCCGACAGCTTGTCCAGCAGGTCCACGGCGCCCTCGAAGTCCCGCTGGGCGATGCATACGTCCAGGTCCTCGGGCAGCTCCTGGATCCAGTCCAGGCCGAGGTCCAGCGGCTGCAGGTCGGCCCGCGGCTCGTCGCCcgcctcccccccatcctcctcctcctcgaacGGGTTGGTGCCGGACGGCAGGGCCCTCCTCCTCCGCTGCTCTTCCTCCTGCTGCAGCCGCTGTTGCTCCTGCTCGGCCGCCGCCAGCCGCAGGGCCTCGGCTTTCTCCAGCTCCCGGCGCTCGCCCAGCGCCTTGTTCTTCTTGGTCTGCTCCAGGATCTCCAGCCACTCCTTCTTCACCTTGGCGTTCTCCGCCTGGAAGACGCGGGTGTCGGGGAACATCAGCACCTTGAACATGTCCCGCATGGGGCCCGCGTCCTTCACGTTCACCACCGCGAAGCTGTCCAGCTGGTAGACGGCGTCGAAGCGGTACCGGAGCGCTGCGCCGCGGCGGCCCGGCAACCAGGCGGCCACCAGGAAGCAGTCGTTCATCAGGAAGGCGTGGACCCGCTGCAGCTGCGCCGCACTCTCCGGGTCGCACTCCAGCAGGTCGCCGTTGTAGACCAGGTAGCGGCCGGGCGCCTGCAGCAACTCCTGGCAACCCTCCACCTTCTCCAGCAGCGGCGTCAGTGTGCGCTGCTTGTGCTCCTCGGCCTCCCGCGGCAGCAGGAAGGCCTCGGACTTGGTGGAGGCGCGGTCGGCCGCGGAGGCGGAGGCTGAGGCGGAGGCGGAGGAAGGCCCGGCCTGCAGCTGCTGCTCCCTGTCAGCTGCCAGCAGCATCTGGGTCAGGCCGTCCATGATGCCCTTCTGCTCGGTGAGGATGTGGCTGAGCTGGTACATCTCGCTCTCCAGGTACGAGATCTCCCGCGCCGTCTCGATGAACTGCCGGTAGTT from Leucoraja erinacea ecotype New England chromosome 5, Leri_hhj_1, whole genome shotgun sequence encodes:
- the exoc8 gene encoding exocyst complex component 8, which gives rise to MAMAAADGGSRLRRQLEAVRFEPALYVKQLSQQSDGDRDLQEHRHKIQSLADETAQNLKKNVYKNYRQFIETAREISYLESEMYQLSHILTEQKGIMDGLTQMLLAADREQQLQAGPSSASASASASAADRASTKSEAFLLPREAEEHKQRTLTPLLEKVEGCQELLQAPGRYLVYNGDLLECDPESAAQLQRVHAFLMNDCFLVAAWLPGRRGAALRYRFDAVYQLDSFAVVNVKDAGPMRDMFKVLMFPDTRVFQAENAKVKKEWLEILEQTKKNKALGERRELEKAEALRLAAAEQEQQRLQQEEEQRRRRALPSGTNPFEEEEDGGEAGDEPRADLQPLDLGLDWIQELPEDLDVCIAQRDFEGAVDLLDKLSAYLSGADGQPGVRQLRSRVEQRIRRLTGVLVYELSPGRSLRGGPRATRRAVSQLIRLGQSTKACDLFLKNRAAAVHTAIRQLRIEGATLLYIHKLCNIFFTGLLDTAREFEMDFAGDSGCYSAFVVWSRSSTRLFVDAFSKQVFDSKESLSTTAECVEVAKEHCNKLSEIGLDLTFTLQALLVKDIKAALHCYKDIIMEATKHRNSEEMWRKMNLMTPEALTKLKDEMKSSGITNFDQYTGDDCWVNLSYTIVAFTKQLMAFLEEGLKLYFPELHMVLLESLQEIILVAVQHVDYSLRCEQDPEKKVFIHDNVSFLYETVLPVVERRFEEGVGTPAKQLQDLRNGSRIIRVNPESTNSFV